The following proteins are co-located in the Eubalaena glacialis isolate mEubGla1 chromosome 14, mEubGla1.1.hap2.+ XY, whole genome shotgun sequence genome:
- the GPR45 gene encoding probable G-protein coupled receptor 45 codes for MNRESQPVAPKEGGSSQPLQRPPDPRQPVGRCSRQAERCSPRGAEAPSSPFCPSSRLPSTMACNRSSIETYEHPLPNGSHSADPGPPAPPAPLRMSLAALMMLMIVVGLLGNAVVCVIVYQRPAMRSAINLLLATLAFSDIMLSLCCMPFTAVTLVTVRWHFGDSFCRLSAALYWFFVLEGVAILLIISVDRFLIIVQRQDRLNPRRAKVIIAASWALSFCVSAPSLAAWPLVEVPARAPQCVLGYTELPAGRAYVLALVGAAFFAPFAVMLGSYLGILHTVRKNAVRVHSQSDSLDLRRLPRAGLRRLQRQQQVSLDLSFKTKAFTTILILFVGFSLCWLPHSVYSLLSVFSRRFYCGPSFYATSSCILGLSYLKSVFNPIVYCWRIKKFREACLELLPQTFQILPKVPERIRRRIQPSTVYACTENQSAV; via the coding sequence ATGAATCGCGAATCCCAGCCAGTTGCTCCCAAAGAGGGAGGCTCCTCCCAGCCCTTGCAGCGCCCTCCAGATCCAAGACAACCGGTAGGTCGATGCAGCCGGCAGGCAGAACGCTGCAGCCCCCGAGGCGCTGaggccccttcctctcccttctgccCCAGCTCCAGGCTTCCCTCCACGATGGCCTGTAACCGCTCGTCCATCGAGACCTACGAACACCCGCTGCCCAACGGGAGCCACTCGGCAGACCCCgggccccccgccccgccagcGCCCCTCAGGATGTCCCTGGCGGCCCTCATGATGCTGATGATCgtggtggggctcctgggcaacGCCGTGGTCTGCGTCATCGTGTACCAGAGGCCGGCCATGCGCTCTGCCATCAACCTGCTGCTGGCCACGCTGGCCTTCTCGGACATCATGCTGTCCTTGTGCTGCATGCCCTTCACCGCCGTCACCCTCGTCACCGTCCGCTGGCACTTCGGGGACTCCTTCTGCCGTCTCTCGGCCGCGCTCTACTGGTTCTTCGTCCTGGAGGGCGTGGCCATCCTGCTCATCATCAGCGTGGACCGCTTCCTCATCATCGTCCAGCGCCAGGACAGGCTGAACCCCCGCAGGGCCAAGGTGATCATCGCCGCGTCCTGGGCGCTGTCCTTCTGCGTCTCGGCCCCGTCGCTGGCCGCCTGGCCGCTGGTGGAGGTGCCGGCGCGGGCCCCGCAGTGCGTGCTGGGCTACACCGAACTGCCGGCCGGCCGCGCCTACGTGCTGGCGCTGGTGGGCGCCGCCTTCTTCGCGCCCTTCGCCGTGATGCTCGGCTCCTACCTGGGCATCCTGCACACGGTGCGCAAGAACGCCGTGCGCGTGCACAGCCAGTCGGACAGCCTGGACCTGCGGCGGCTGCCCCGCGCCGGCCTGCGGCGGCTCCAGCGGCAGCAGCAGGTCAGCCTGGACCTGAGCTTCAAAACCAAGGCCTTCACCACCATCCTGATCCTCTTCGTGGGCTTCTCGCTGTGCTGGCTGCCGCACTCCGTCTACAGCCTGCTGTCCGTGTTCAGCCGGAGGTTCTACTGCGGCCCCTCGTTCTACGCCACCAGCTCTTGCATCCTAGGGCTCAGCTACCTCAAGTCCGTCTTCAACCCCATCGTGTACTGCTGGCGAATCAAGAAGTTCCGCGAGGCCTGCCTGGAGCTGCTGCCCCAGACCTTCCAGATCCTCCCCAAAGTGCCTGAGCGGATCCGGAGGCGAATCCAGCCGAGCACCGTCTACGCGTGCACCGAAAACCAGTCCGCCGTGTAG